The nucleotide sequence AACTCAGCCTCGTATATCTATAATACTACTTTTTAAAGTATAACACAATAGTTTTTCGCAGGTTTCATAAAATATTACAAAAACAGTTATATTTAACCCCGGCAACTACCACACAACACGTCAACTCTTTATATTTTAATGGATTACGCCTCACGCCACAGATCGGACCGCCCCCAAAAAAAATGGCGCCGGGAATAAACGGACAGCTTCAATACCGGGGAAGGATATCTATGCTACCGAGGGGCGCCGGGGAGCTTTGATTACTTTGCCGGCTTTCAAACAGGATGAGCAGACCCTGATGCGTTTGATTTTGGTGCCGACTTTGGCCCGGACTCTATGAAGATTCGGGTTAAACCTGCGATTGGTCAGGTTATGGGCATGGGAGACGTTATGACCGAACATCGGCCTCTTCCCACAGATATCGCAAACTTTCGCCACTTTTTCCTCCTCAAATAAAACCGGATAATAAACAAATCGATCTCCAATGGCAAGCAAAATCTTACCAGCCGACGATCTGTTCCAGGTTTTTATTGAGTTTATCAATTATTTGTTCGAAATCTTTTTTCTTGTTCTTCTCTTTTTCGACCACTTCCCTGGGTGCCTGGCGCACGAACTCCATATTGCCCAGTTTCTTGGTGG is from Candidatus Zixiibacteriota bacterium and encodes:
- the rpmB gene encoding 50S ribosomal protein L28 produces the protein MAKVCDICGKRPMFGHNVSHAHNLTNRRFNPNLHRVRAKVGTKIKRIRVCSSCLKAGKVIKAPRRPSVA